From Amycolatopsis sp. YIM 10, the proteins below share one genomic window:
- a CDS encoding GntR family transcriptional regulator: MPAVSPGALPSRTAHVLETIKAAILNGAFKPGSPLVEADLAAQFGVSKTPVREALKTLEGTGLVVIRPYAGTVVRDLTYEDALAIYDLRLLLEPEAVRRSVRAGGDFSAARKALERAALAEDASERSTANREFHRCLYAACGNPLLVRTLDGLRDQTALVSASSWARIASWEQEAGEHDEILRLAADGDADGAAALLRGHIEGFVDRQIRRDDNPS; encoded by the coding sequence ATGCCGGCCGTCAGCCCAGGGGCGTTGCCCTCGCGTACGGCCCACGTGCTGGAGACCATCAAGGCGGCGATCCTCAACGGTGCGTTCAAACCGGGAAGTCCGCTGGTCGAAGCCGATCTCGCGGCCCAGTTCGGGGTCTCGAAGACGCCGGTGCGCGAGGCGCTGAAGACGCTGGAGGGCACCGGCCTCGTGGTGATCCGGCCGTACGCCGGCACCGTCGTCCGTGACCTCACCTACGAAGACGCCCTCGCGATCTACGACCTGCGGCTGCTGCTCGAACCCGAGGCGGTGCGGCGCAGCGTCCGCGCGGGTGGTGACTTCTCCGCCGCGCGGAAGGCGCTCGAACGGGCCGCTCTCGCCGAGGACGCGTCCGAGCGCAGCACCGCCAACCGGGAATTCCACCGCTGCCTCTACGCCGCCTGCGGCAATCCGCTGCTCGTCCGCACGCTGGACGGCTTGCGCGACCAGACCGCGCTGGTGTCGGCGTCCTCGTGGGCGCGGATCGCTTCGTGGGAACAGGAAGCCGGGGAACACGACGAGATCCTGCGACTGGCGGCCGACGGCGACGCCGACGGTGCCGCCGCCCTGCTGCGCGGGCACATCGAAGGCTTTGTCGACCGGCAGATCAGGAGGGACGACAACCCCAGCTGA
- a CDS encoding nuclear transport factor 2 family protein: MRAWISAFAGITALAALAVPAEAAGDPFRELPANVRTFLTAYTAWGEDPRDVDAYLDLFVSDGSARLWDSGLQRPIDTPEGIRAQIEGVNRLVPDYRFVPEEATASPDGKVAFVEARNTGTVNGKAVSFRTTHRLVFGDREPARVQDGRRSWDQVELFEPVADAQHPLPGLFDGIASSPGDPRPGVELPTAVRQQLWQREKSGALVAGNAGTASLSGPGLAAPITGRASLTAYLDRFFGKVSELRLQPGVTVRSGDTTYQEWLGTATAHGGGDARPIPFAVVERTGPQRWSLRFDTLDLVASRETVTVLRERIFG; encoded by the coding sequence TTGCGCGCTTGGATCAGTGCCTTCGCCGGGATCACCGCACTCGCCGCTCTGGCGGTCCCCGCCGAGGCGGCGGGAGACCCGTTCCGGGAGCTGCCCGCCAACGTGCGCACCTTCCTGACCGCCTACACCGCCTGGGGCGAGGACCCGCGGGACGTGGACGCCTACCTGGACCTGTTCGTCTCGGATGGGTCGGCACGGTTGTGGGACAGCGGGCTCCAGCGGCCGATCGACACGCCGGAGGGCATTCGCGCGCAAATCGAAGGGGTGAACCGGCTGGTGCCGGACTACCGGTTCGTGCCGGAGGAGGCGACCGCGAGCCCGGACGGGAAGGTCGCCTTTGTCGAGGCGCGCAACACCGGGACCGTCAACGGGAAGGCGGTGTCGTTCCGGACCACGCACCGGCTGGTCTTCGGCGATCGGGAACCGGCCAGGGTGCAGGACGGCAGGCGATCCTGGGACCAGGTCGAGCTGTTCGAGCCGGTGGCCGACGCGCAGCACCCGCTGCCTGGCCTCTTCGACGGGATCGCGTCGTCACCTGGCGACCCGCGGCCGGGGGTGGAGCTGCCGACGGCCGTCCGGCAACAGTTGTGGCAGCGGGAAAAGAGCGGAGCACTGGTGGCGGGCAACGCCGGGACGGCGAGCCTGAGCGGACCGGGTCTCGCCGCGCCGATCACCGGCCGCGCGTCGCTGACGGCGTACCTGGACCGGTTCTTCGGCAAGGTGAGCGAGCTGCGCCTCCAGCCGGGCGTCACCGTTCGTTCCGGCGACACGACCTACCAGGAGTGGCTCGGTACCGCCACCGCGCACGGCGGTGGTGACGCCCGGCCGATCCCGTTCGCCGTGGTCGAGCGCACCGGGCCGCAGCGTTGGTCGCTGCGGTTCGACACGCTCGACCTGGTGGCCTCCAGGGAAACCGTCACCGTGCTCCGCGAACGGATCTTCGGCTGA
- a CDS encoding SgcJ/EcaC family oxidoreductase — MRVTTRVLAGTGLAVTAAVALSACSATAAPSSAPAPPSEQEIAALFPAWNAALATGDPQRVADLYAPDAVLLPTVSNQVRADRAGIVDYFTKFLQNKPKGTINQEIVEVLDADTAVNTGVYTFELTQNGQPQQVQARYTYVYERIDGKWLIVNHHSSAMPEG; from the coding sequence ATGCGAGTCACGACCCGCGTACTGGCCGGAACCGGGCTGGCTGTCACGGCCGCGGTCGCGCTCAGCGCCTGCTCGGCCACCGCGGCCCCCTCGTCGGCGCCCGCTCCGCCCAGCGAGCAGGAGATCGCCGCGCTGTTCCCGGCCTGGAACGCCGCACTGGCCACGGGCGACCCGCAGCGCGTCGCCGATCTCTACGCGCCGGACGCCGTGCTGCTGCCCACCGTGTCGAACCAGGTGCGCGCCGACCGCGCCGGGATCGTCGACTACTTCACCAAGTTCCTGCAGAACAAGCCGAAGGGCACCATCAACCAGGAGATCGTCGAGGTGCTCGACGCCGACACCGCGGTCAACACCGGCGTCTACACCTTCGAGCTGACGCAGAACGGGCAGCCGCAGCAGGTCCAGGCCCGCTACACCTACGTCTACGAACGCATCGACGGCAAGTGGCTGATCGTCAACCACCACTCGTCAGCCATGCCCGAGGGGTAG
- a CDS encoding HAMP domain-containing sensor histidine kinase, producing MNRRLVVSYIVLVAVAIAAFTVPVAFVLVDQLRGDIEVSVRREADTAALLLAGDDAPSRQALARLAEAYDRETPGRLDALLAGGVAASPMPLPPVAGDEAFRRALAGEATSEWGTAEALGTDGLVLTRPARNDAGQVVGAIRVSYPSGPLNERQVQIWGFRAVLAVAVLIVAAFLGVLLARRLTRPFRELNRMANRLRDGDLTARAEETGPSETRTLAATLNKATETIDTLVRSQRAFIADASHQLRTPLTALRLSLDNIADGADDPVVREDVELATAEVVRMSRLVNGLLALAKAEAAVAASEPVRLRDVVAERFDAWRGVAADRGVELRAEHADPGVFALATAGHLEQVLDNVLSNAIEVSPDGGKVTVATHARRDRAVLTVTDEGPGMSEKDRSRAFDRFWRGQGVTGPTGSGLGLAIARQLVTDDGGTVVLDAAAGGGLVVRVELPLGHG from the coding sequence GTGAACCGCAGGCTGGTCGTCAGCTACATCGTGCTGGTCGCGGTGGCGATCGCGGCGTTCACCGTGCCGGTCGCGTTCGTGCTGGTCGACCAGCTCCGCGGGGACATCGAGGTCTCGGTGCGGCGCGAGGCCGACACCGCCGCGCTCCTGCTGGCCGGGGACGACGCCCCGTCCCGGCAGGCGCTGGCCCGGCTGGCCGAGGCCTACGACCGGGAAACCCCCGGCCGCCTCGACGCCCTGCTGGCCGGGGGAGTGGCGGCCTCGCCCATGCCGCTGCCGCCGGTCGCCGGCGACGAGGCGTTCCGCCGGGCGCTGGCCGGGGAGGCGACGTCCGAGTGGGGCACCGCCGAAGCGCTGGGTACCGACGGACTGGTGCTGACCCGCCCGGCACGCAACGACGCCGGTCAGGTGGTCGGCGCGATCCGGGTGAGCTATCCGTCGGGCCCGCTGAACGAGCGCCAAGTGCAGATCTGGGGCTTCCGGGCGGTGCTCGCGGTGGCCGTGCTGATCGTGGCGGCGTTCCTCGGGGTGTTGCTGGCGCGGCGGCTGACCCGGCCGTTCCGGGAGCTGAACCGGATGGCGAACCGCCTGCGGGACGGCGATCTGACCGCCAGGGCCGAGGAAACCGGGCCGAGCGAGACCCGCACGCTGGCCGCGACGCTGAACAAGGCCACCGAAACCATCGACACGCTGGTGCGCTCGCAACGCGCGTTCATCGCCGACGCCTCCCACCAGCTGCGCACCCCGCTCACCGCGTTGCGGCTCTCCCTGGACAACATCGCCGACGGCGCGGACGACCCGGTGGTGCGTGAGGACGTCGAGCTGGCCACCGCCGAGGTGGTGCGGATGAGCAGGCTGGTCAACGGGTTGCTGGCGCTGGCGAAGGCCGAAGCCGCGGTCGCCGCGTCGGAACCGGTGCGACTCCGCGACGTCGTGGCGGAGCGGTTCGACGCCTGGCGCGGGGTGGCCGCGGACCGGGGTGTCGAACTGCGGGCCGAGCACGCTGACCCCGGCGTCTTCGCGCTGGCCACCGCCGGGCACCTGGAGCAGGTGCTGGACAACGTGCTGTCCAACGCCATCGAGGTGTCGCCGGACGGCGGGAAGGTCACCGTGGCCACGCACGCCAGGCGCGACCGCGCCGTGCTGACGGTCACCGACGAAGGCCCCGGAATGTCCGAAAAGGACCGGAGCCGCGCGTTCGACCGGTTCTGGCGCGGCCAGGGCGTGACCGGGCCGACCGGTTCGGGGCTGGGCCTGGCGATCGCGCGGCAGCTGGTCACCGACGACGGCGGCACCGTGGTGCTCGATGCCGCCGCCGGTGGCGGGCTGGTGGTGCGGGTCGAACTACCCCTCGGGCATGGCTGA
- a CDS encoding response regulator transcription factor codes for MRILLVEDDEPVAESLRRGLSRYGYEVDWVRTGAAALAAEPAGLVLLDLGLPDTDGLDVCRELRARGDVPIIVISARADEVDRVVGLEIGADDYVSKPFGVREVIARMRAVLRRVRPPEQTGPVEADSYAGGRLVIDRRARRVHLDGTELGLPPKEYDLLSFLAEEPGAVFTREQIMEAVWDANWFGPTKTLDVHVGALRRKLGDAVTIETVRGVGFRLGFR; via the coding sequence GTGCGCATTCTTCTGGTGGAGGACGACGAGCCGGTCGCGGAGTCGTTGCGCCGCGGGCTGAGCCGGTACGGCTACGAGGTGGACTGGGTGCGCACCGGGGCGGCGGCGCTGGCCGCCGAGCCCGCCGGGCTGGTGCTGCTGGACCTCGGCCTGCCGGACACCGACGGCCTGGACGTCTGCCGGGAGCTGCGGGCGCGCGGTGACGTGCCGATCATCGTGATCAGCGCCCGCGCCGACGAGGTCGACCGGGTGGTGGGGCTGGAGATCGGCGCGGATGACTACGTGTCGAAACCGTTCGGCGTCCGGGAGGTGATCGCGCGGATGCGGGCGGTGCTGCGCCGGGTGCGGCCACCGGAGCAGACCGGGCCGGTCGAGGCCGATTCCTACGCCGGCGGGCGGCTGGTGATCGACCGCCGCGCGCGCCGCGTGCACCTCGACGGCACCGAACTCGGCCTGCCGCCGAAGGAGTACGACCTGCTGTCGTTCCTGGCCGAGGAGCCGGGCGCGGTGTTCACCCGCGAGCAGATCATGGAAGCGGTCTGGGACGCGAACTGGTTCGGGCCGACCAAGACCCTCGACGTGCACGTCGGCGCGCTGCGCCGCAAGCTCGGTGACGCGGTGACCATCGAGACGGTCCGCGGGGTCGGCTTCCGGCTGGGCTTCCGGTGA
- a CDS encoding HEAT repeat domain-containing protein: MNPTHRNPPDTRTLAGLDAGDSSSRLQAALAAGTHPDPGFLDALVERCAVEPDFFVRDMLTWALTRLSPEVTVPRLLVELRSERAQARSQALHTLSKIGDAKAWPAITQSLLHDVDDDVARSAWRAAVVLVPLDDRQALAADLAAQLGRGDRNVRLSLSRALVALGDVILPVLRTALTSRDPAVRAHARATEKLLRDPDAGFDLALDEAQRIVALGPERSGGT, encoded by the coding sequence ATGAACCCGACACACCGGAACCCACCGGACACGCGCACGCTCGCCGGGCTGGACGCCGGCGACTCGTCGTCGCGCCTCCAGGCAGCTCTGGCGGCAGGCACGCACCCCGACCCCGGCTTCCTCGACGCGCTGGTGGAGCGGTGCGCGGTCGAGCCCGACTTCTTCGTCCGCGACATGCTCACCTGGGCATTGACCCGCCTCTCGCCGGAGGTCACCGTGCCCAGGCTCCTGGTGGAACTCCGTTCCGAGCGTGCCCAGGCCCGGAGCCAGGCGCTGCACACGCTGTCCAAGATCGGGGACGCGAAGGCATGGCCCGCGATCACCCAGTCGTTGCTGCACGATGTCGACGACGACGTCGCGCGGAGCGCGTGGCGTGCCGCTGTCGTGCTGGTGCCACTCGACGACCGGCAGGCGCTGGCCGCGGATCTGGCCGCACAACTCGGTCGTGGCGACCGGAATGTGCGGTTGAGCCTCAGCCGCGCTCTCGTCGCGCTCGGCGACGTGATCCTGCCGGTGCTGCGGACGGCACTCACGAGCCGGGACCCGGCGGTGCGCGCGCACGCCCGCGCCACGGAGAAACTCCTGCGCGACCCGGACGCCGGTTTCGACCTGGCACTCGACGAGGCGCAGCGGATCGTCGCGCTCGGCCCGGAACGGAGTGGAGGAACATAG